From the genome of Populus trichocarpa isolate Nisqually-1 chromosome 15, P.trichocarpa_v4.1, whole genome shotgun sequence, one region includes:
- the LOC18105735 gene encoding RING-H2 finger protein ATL43: protein MGAFNKASSILFIFLASIFSICFRPLFADINGDIITPLNPPTPPPPLSQSNISRPNETPFRTSIAIIVAVLTTIFSVTFLLLLYAKHCKRGNGNTISVTGYDINDPNVRAARKHSGIDRAVIESLPIFRFSSLRGQKEGLECAVCLTRFEPTEVLKLLPKCKHAFHVECVDTWLDAHSTCPLCRYRVDPEDVLLIGNDVNNINYNNAEQDPEFLDIESGKQGDGSTAASPGFRRISGRHSSAGERVSSWFQHKLGVVPAATSFRRSLDSSSSRKKNIESASVTVGCFDRGGHRKDGLLLTIDDKTRLEHRIIVSGGFHQRWSDVQPSDLLYLRSEMILSDSRRLSTSSASASVNLQLDLVGDGRHRKGTGGSGSGRSVINTRSMSEFTGLNRFASRSTNNNNQEGQVAGVVSRWLAWISSLSQPAVRSERTATSAS from the coding sequence ATGGGCGCTTTCAACAAAGCGTCATCAATCTTGTTCATTTTTCTTGCTTCGATTTTCTCTATTTGTTTTAGACCCTTATTTGCAGACATTAATGGAGACATTATCACACCATTAAACCCACCTACACCTCCTCCGCCCCTTTCGCAGTCAAATATTAGTAGACCAAATGAGACACCATTCAGGACAAGCATAGCCATAATTGTAGCCGTTTTAACCACCATATTTTCCGTTACCTTTCTCTTACTTCTCTATGCCAAACACTGCAAGCGTGGAAATGGTAACACTATCAGCGTTACGGGTTACGACATTAACGATCCGAATGTAAGAGCGGCAAGAAAACACTCAGGGATCGACCGAGCGGTAATCGAGTCGCTACCAATATTTCGGTTCAGCTCACTTAGAGGGCAAAAGGAGGGACTAGAATGCGCTGTTTGCTTAACAAGATTCGAGCCTACagaagttttaaaattacttCCCAAATGCAAACATGCATTCCATGTCGAATGCGTGGATACTTGGCTTGACGCTCATTCAACATGCCCTCTTTGTCGCTACCGAGTGGATCCAGAGGATGTTCTGTTGATTGGAAATGATGTTAACAATATCAATTACAACAATGCAGAACAAGATCCTGAATTCTTGGACATTGAAAGCGGAAAACAAGGAGACGGTTCCACCGCCGCGTCTCCAGGATTCCGGCGAATTTCAGGCAGGCATTCTTCGGCTGGTGAGAGGGTGAGTAGCTGGTTCCAGCACAAGTTAGGAGTTGTTCCTGCTGCGACGTCGTTTAGAAGGTCCTTGGACAGTTCGAGTTCGAGAAAGAAGAATATCGAGTCTGCGTCTGTGACCGTTGGATGTTTTGATCGCGGCGGCCATAGAAAGGATGGACTTCTCTTAACCATCGATGATAAAACAAGATTAGAGCATAGGATAATCGTCTCAGGTGGGTTCCACCAGAGATGGAGCGACGTACAGCCGTCAGATCTACTTTATCTACGGTCAGAAATGATATTAAGTGACAGCCGTAGATTGTCGACATCGTCAGCGTCGGCATCAGTGAATCTGCAGTTGGACTTGGTAGGGGATGGGAGGCATCGGAAAGGGACTGGTGGCAGTGGCAGTGGCAGAAGTGTAATAAATACAAGAAGCATGTCCGAATTCACGGGTTTGAACAGGTTTGCGAGCCGAAGCACTAATAACAACAATCAAGAGGGACAGGTAGCTGGGGTTGTTTCGAGATGGTTGGCTTGGATTTCTTCTCTCTCACAGCCAGCAGTACGGTCAGAGCGTACTGCCACTTCAGCTTCTTag